The DNA segment CCGGCTGGCGACCGAACCGGGATGTACCGACCCCGTACACGTACGCCGCGCTCATGCCGTCTCCTCCACCGCGGCCGCCGCGACGGCCAGGAGGTCACCGGTCTCGGACATCCCGGTGACCTTCGCTCTGCTGGCGGGCGGCAGCGGCTGCTCCCCCGGCGTGTGCACCAGCACCCTCGGACCGTCGTCCAGCACCAGGTACGCCACCGCGAACGGCGGCGTGTGCCCTGGAACCCTGACCCGCAGGCACGTTGAGGCCCAGATCTCGCCCTCAGCGGGGAAAACACTCCCCGCCACCACCGACCGGCACAGCGGGCAGCGCGACACCTGCTGCGCGATGGGATGGCCGCACCCGGTACACCGCCAGCCCGCGACGGCGAGGTCGCTGCCGCCGCCGGGACCGGTCACGACCCTGGGTCGCGGGTCGCCGGTCGGCTCCGTCGTGCTGCTCATCGGTCTCCTTCCGGTACGTACCTCAACGGGGCGCCATGCGCACGGCGGCGTCGACGCGGATCACGTCGCCGTTGAGGTAGGTCGTCTCCATACAGGTCCGGACCACGTTCGCGATGTCACCGGCCCTGCCGAGCCGTTTCGGGAACACGTTGGCGTCACGCAGGTAGTCGCGGATCTCCTCGCTCGCGGCGCGCACCATCGGTGTGTCGATGGTGCCGGGGCACACGCACATGACGCGCACACCGTGGCTCGCGAGATCCCGTGCGAGCGGCAGGGTCATCGCGACGATGCCGCCCTTCGACGCGGCGTACGACGCCTGGCCGACCTGGCCTTCGAAGGCGGCGATCGAGCCGATGTTGACCACCAGCCCGCGTTCGCCGTCCTCGCCGGGTTCGTTGCGCGCCATCACCCCGGTGACGTTGCGCAGTACGTCGAACGCGCCGAGCAGGTTGACCTCGACACCCTGCCGGAAACGCTCCAGCGGGTACAGGGTTCCGTCACGTGCCACCACCCTGGCCGCGGGGCTGATCCCGGCGCTGTTGACGAGCACGTCGATCCGGCCGAACCGCTGTGCGACCTTGTCCACTGTGCCGGCGACCTGAGCGGGATCGGTGATGTCGAGCGGGAAGAACTCCGCGCTGTCACCGAGTTCCGCGCACAGTTCGGCACCGCGCGACACCGGCAGGTCGAGGACCGCGGCGCGGCCACCGTTCTCGGTGAGCATCCGCACGACACCTTCACCGATGCCGGAGGCACCACCGGTGACAACCCCCACCGCGCCGGTCACGCGCATGGCTACAGCCGCTCCAGAATCGTGGCGTTGGCGAGACCGCCGCCCTCGCACATGGTTTGCAGGCCGTAACGGGCACCGGTGCGCGTCATCTCGTGCACGAGCGTGGTCATCAGCCGGGCACCGGAGGCCCCGAGCGGGTGGCCGAGCGCCATGGCACCGCCATTGACGTTGACCTTTTCCTGTGGCACGCCAAGGTCCTTCGCCCAGGCGAGGACCACCGCGGCGAACGCCTCGTTGCACTCGAAGAGATCGATGTCGTCCACGGTCAGCCCGGCGCGGCCAAGAACCTTGCGGGTGGCCGGGATCGGGCCGGACAGAATGAGAACGGGGTCGCTGCCGACCACACTGGCCGTGTGCACCTTCGCGATCGGGGTGAGACCGAACTCGGTGACCGCGCGTTCGGAGGCGACCAGGATGGCGGAAGCGCCGTCGGCGATCTGACTGGCGAGCGGGGCGTTGTGGATGCCACCGTCCCGGATCGGCGGAATACTCCGCATTTTCTCCCGGTCGGAACTCCGCCGGACGCCCTCGTCGGCGGTGACCCCGGCGACCCGCACCAGCTGGCTGTCGAAGCGCCCCTCGTCCTGCGCGCGGGCGGCGTTCGCGTGGCTGGCGATCGCCAGGTCGAACATGGCCTCGCGGTCGATACCCCACTTCTCGGCGATCAGGTCGCCACCACGGAACTGGTGGATCTCCTCGTCCCCATAGTGTTTCGCCCAGCCCGCACCCGCGAACGGGTAGCCGTAACCGAGTTCCGGGTCGCCTGAGCTGTTGAGCGGAACCCTGCTCATCACCTCGACGCCGCCCGCGACCACCAGGTCCTGTTCCCCGGACTTCACGGCCTGCGCGGCGAAATGCACGGCCTGCTGGGAGGAACCGCACTGCCGGTCGATGGTGACGCCGGGAACCTCCACGGGAAGACCGGCCGACAGCCAGGCGTTGCGGGCGACGTTCCACGCCTGGTCGCCCATCTGCGCCACACAGCCCGCGATGACA comes from the Prauserella marina genome and includes:
- a CDS encoding SDR family NAD(P)-dependent oxidoreductase produces the protein MRVTGAVGVVTGGASGIGEGVVRMLTENGGRAAVLDLPVSRGAELCAELGDSAEFFPLDITDPAQVAGTVDKVAQRFGRIDVLVNSAGISPAARVVARDGTLYPLERFRQGVEVNLLGAFDVLRNVTGVMARNEPGEDGERGLVVNIGSIAAFEGQVGQASYAASKGGIVAMTLPLARDLASHGVRVMCVCPGTIDTPMVRAASEEIRDYLRDANVFPKRLGRAGDIANVVRTCMETTYLNGDVIRVDAAVRMAPR
- a CDS encoding acetyl-CoA C-acyltransferase, coding for MTQAYIVDAIRTPTGRRGGGLAELHPADLLGEIFTALVERTGVDPSRVDDVIAGCVAQMGDQAWNVARNAWLSAGLPVEVPGVTIDRQCGSSQQAVHFAAQAVKSGEQDLVVAGGVEVMSRVPLNSSGDPELGYGYPFAGAGWAKHYGDEEIHQFRGGDLIAEKWGIDREAMFDLAIASHANAARAQDEGRFDSQLVRVAGVTADEGVRRSSDREKMRSIPPIRDGGIHNAPLASQIADGASAILVASERAVTEFGLTPIAKVHTASVVGSDPVLILSGPIPATRKVLGRAGLTVDDIDLFECNEAFAAVVLAWAKDLGVPQEKVNVNGGAMALGHPLGASGARLMTTLVHEMTRTGARYGLQTMCEGGGLANATILERL